A window from Vulpes vulpes isolate BD-2025 chromosome 9, VulVul3, whole genome shotgun sequence encodes these proteins:
- the CPNE9 gene encoding copine-9 isoform X2 gives MQLCANKLDKKDFFGKSDPFLVFYRSNEDGTFTICHKTEVVKNTLNPVWQPFSIPVRALCNGDYDRTVKIDVYDWDRDGSHDFIGEFTTSYRELSKAQNQFTVYEVLNPRKKCKKKKYVNSGTVTLLSFSVDSEFTFVDYIKGGTQLNFTVAIDFTASNGNPLQPTSLHYMSPYQLSAYAMALKAVGEIIQDYDSDKLFPAYGFGAKLPPEGRISHQFPLNNNDEDPNCAGIDGVLESYFQSLRTVQLYGPTYFAPVINQVARAAAKISDGSQYYVLLIITDGVISDMTQTKEAIVSASSLPMSIIIVGVGPAMFEAMEELDGDDVRVSSRGRYAERDIVQFVPFRDYVDRSGNQVLSMARLAKDVLAEIPEQLLSYMRTRDIQPRPPPTANSSPTPAPEQP, from the exons ATGCAACTGTGTGCAAACAAGCTGGACAAGAAGGATTTCTTTGGGAAGTCAGACCCCTTCCTTGTGTTCTATAGAAGCAATGAGGATGGCAC GTTCACCATATGCCACAAGACGGAAGTTGTGAAAAATACACTGAATCCTGTGTGGCAACCCTTCAGCATCCCTGTGCGGGCACTGTGCAATGGAGACTATGACAG GACAGTGAAGATTGATGTGTACGACTGGGACCGGGATGGAAG CCATGACTTCATCGGTGAGTTCACCACCAGCTACCGGGAGCTGAGCAAGGCCCAGAACCAGTTCACAGTGTATGAG GTACTTAACCCTCGGAAGAAATGTAAGAAGAAGAAATATGTCAACTCGGGAACT GTGACGCTGCTCTCCTTCTCTGTGGACTCTGAATTCACTTTTGTTGATTACATCAAGGGAGG GACACAGCTGAACTTCACAGTAGCCATTGACTTCACAGCTTCTAATG GGAATCCTCTGCAGCCCACCTCCCTGCACTACATGAGCCCCTACCAACTCAGCGCCTATGCCATGGCCCTCAAGGCAGTGGGAGAAATCATCCAGGACTATGACAGTGACAAGCTCTTCCCAGCCTATGGCTTTGGGGCCAAACTGCCTCCAGAGGGACGGATCTCCCACCAGTTCCCCCTG AACAACAACGATGAGGATCCCAACTGTGCAGGCATTGATGGTGTGTTGGAGAGCTACTTTCAGAGCCTGCGCACAGTGCAGCTCTATGGGCCCACCTACTTTGCTCCTGTCATCAACCAGGTGGCCAG GGCGGCAGCCAAGATCTCTGATGGTTCCCAGTACTATGTTCTGCTCATCATCACTGATGGGGTCATCTCTGACATGACACAGACCAAGGAGGCCATTGTCAGT GCCTCCTCACTGCCCATGTCTATCATTATTGTTGGTGTGGGACCAGCCATGTTTGAAG CAATGGAAGAACTGGATGGTGATGACGTGCGCGTGTCCTCTAGGGGACGCTATGCAGAGCGGGACATCGTTCAG TTCGTCCCATTCCGAGACTATGTCGACCGGTCGGGAAACCAGGTGCTGAGTATGGCCCGACTAGCCAAGGACGTGCTGGCTGAGATCCCAGAGCAGCTGCTGTCCTATATGCGCACCAGGGATATCCAACCTCGCCCCCCACCTACTGCCAACTCCAGCCCAACCCCAGCTCCAGAACAGCCCTGA
- the CPNE9 gene encoding copine-9 isoform X1, with product MGRGPPAGPGGARLPSGVAAAGGGHSQGSIGGSASRAGGSAAAAAAIAAAHGPAPPLPLPPPLARAAPVSQPPAAPATRPAMSLSGASERSVPATKIEITVSCRNLLDLDTFSKSDPMVVLYTQSRASQEWREFGRTEVIDNTLNPDFVRKFVLDYFFEEKQNLRFDVYNVDSKTNISKPDFLGQAFLALGEVIGGQGSRVERPLTGVPGKKCGTILLTAEELSNCRDIATMQLCANKLDKKDFFGKSDPFLVFYRSNEDGTFTICHKTEVVKNTLNPVWQPFSIPVRALCNGDYDRTVKIDVYDWDRDGSHDFIGEFTTSYRELSKAQNQFTVYEVLNPRKKCKKKKYVNSGTVTLLSFSVDSEFTFVDYIKGGTQLNFTVAIDFTASNGNPLQPTSLHYMSPYQLSAYAMALKAVGEIIQDYDSDKLFPAYGFGAKLPPEGRISHQFPLNNNDEDPNCAGIDGVLESYFQSLRTVQLYGPTYFAPVINQVARAAAKISDGSQYYVLLIITDGVISDMTQTKEAIVSASSLPMSIIIVGVGPAMFEAMEELDGDDVRVSSRGRYAERDIVQFVPFRDYVDRSGNQVLSMARLAKDVLAEIPEQLLSYMRTRDIQPRPPPTANSSPTPAPEQP from the exons ATGGGGCGGGGGCCACCCGCAGGGCCGGGCGGGGCTAGGTTACCATCTGGAGTCGCTGCTGCCGGCGGCGGCCACAGTCAAGGCTCCATCGGCGGGAGTGCGAGCAGGGCTGGAGGGagtgcagccgccgccgccgctatCGCGGCGGCACATGGACCAGCCCcaccgctgccgctgccgccgccccTAGCCAGGGCGGCCCCCGTCTCACAGCCTCCCGCAGCTCCGGCCACTCGACCAGCCATGTCTCTCAGCGGAGCCTCCGAACGCAGCGTCCCGGCCACCAAGATTGAAATTACCGTGTCCTGCCG GAACCTGCTGGACCTCGACACCTTCTCCAAGTCGGACCCCA TGGTAGTGCTTTACACGCAGAGCCGGGCCAGCCAGGAGTGGCGAGAG TTCGGAAGGACAGAGGTGATCGACAACACGCTGAACCCAGACTTTGTGCGCAAATTCGTCCTCGACTACTTCTTTGAGGAAAAGCAAAACCTTCGCTTCGATGT ATACAACGTTGACTCCAAAACCAACATCTCCAAACCG GATTTCCTGGGACAAGCATTCCTGGCACTGGGAGAGGTGATTGGCGGTCAGGGCAGCCGTGTAGAGCGACCCCTCAC GGGTGTACCAGGAAAGAAGTGTGGGACCATATTGCTGACTGCAGAGGAGCTTAGCAATTGTCGG GACATTGCCACCATGCAACTGTGTGCAAACAAGCTGGACAAGAAGGATTTCTTTGGGAAGTCAGACCCCTTCCTTGTGTTCTATAGAAGCAATGAGGATGGCAC GTTCACCATATGCCACAAGACGGAAGTTGTGAAAAATACACTGAATCCTGTGTGGCAACCCTTCAGCATCCCTGTGCGGGCACTGTGCAATGGAGACTATGACAG GACAGTGAAGATTGATGTGTACGACTGGGACCGGGATGGAAG CCATGACTTCATCGGTGAGTTCACCACCAGCTACCGGGAGCTGAGCAAGGCCCAGAACCAGTTCACAGTGTATGAG GTACTTAACCCTCGGAAGAAATGTAAGAAGAAGAAATATGTCAACTCGGGAACT GTGACGCTGCTCTCCTTCTCTGTGGACTCTGAATTCACTTTTGTTGATTACATCAAGGGAGG GACACAGCTGAACTTCACAGTAGCCATTGACTTCACAGCTTCTAATG GGAATCCTCTGCAGCCCACCTCCCTGCACTACATGAGCCCCTACCAACTCAGCGCCTATGCCATGGCCCTCAAGGCAGTGGGAGAAATCATCCAGGACTATGACAGTGACAAGCTCTTCCCAGCCTATGGCTTTGGGGCCAAACTGCCTCCAGAGGGACGGATCTCCCACCAGTTCCCCCTG AACAACAACGATGAGGATCCCAACTGTGCAGGCATTGATGGTGTGTTGGAGAGCTACTTTCAGAGCCTGCGCACAGTGCAGCTCTATGGGCCCACCTACTTTGCTCCTGTCATCAACCAGGTGGCCAG GGCGGCAGCCAAGATCTCTGATGGTTCCCAGTACTATGTTCTGCTCATCATCACTGATGGGGTCATCTCTGACATGACACAGACCAAGGAGGCCATTGTCAGT GCCTCCTCACTGCCCATGTCTATCATTATTGTTGGTGTGGGACCAGCCATGTTTGAAG CAATGGAAGAACTGGATGGTGATGACGTGCGCGTGTCCTCTAGGGGACGCTATGCAGAGCGGGACATCGTTCAG TTCGTCCCATTCCGAGACTATGTCGACCGGTCGGGAAACCAGGTGCTGAGTATGGCCCGACTAGCCAAGGACGTGCTGGCTGAGATCCCAGAGCAGCTGCTGTCCTATATGCGCACCAGGGATATCCAACCTCGCCCCCCACCTACTGCCAACTCCAGCCCAACCCCAGCTCCAGAACAGCCCTGA